In Phormidium yuhuli AB48, one genomic interval encodes:
- a CDS encoding tetratricopeptide repeat protein, with protein MTRIPLLLVLGLLIPAPLLSQTVQERDSGVRIERNRETSPRREADDLLHKGRQQRDEGNYEEAIALWQQALELYTQMYDWGAMTHLYTQLGSAYAQLDNLRQAQQMFEAQVSLTRRRDNRRALMAGLNNLGTVLLRRGQLDAAQTHFEEALALATESNVIRVLGLTYSNLGLLEASRGNHRQAISLYEQALQYRIQARDVSGQANTFNHLGDAYWALDDYENAIANYGAALRQVEGRESQFENYLRAIDGLATAHQSVGRYLRAQELLEARLERVRERGDLRQEMRSLEALAQLHLAAGERREAIRLYSGAIALAEQLEDIRAVSALENALSPLIRP; from the coding sequence GTGACTCGGATACCACTGTTGCTAGTACTGGGACTTCTGATACCGGCTCCTCTGCTGAGTCAAACGGTTCAGGAGAGAGACTCGGGAGTCCGGATTGAACGCAACCGTGAAACCTCTCCTCGCCGTGAGGCGGATGATTTACTTCACAAAGGGCGTCAGCAGCGCGATGAGGGGAATTACGAAGAGGCGATCGCCCTTTGGCAACAGGCCTTGGAGTTATACACTCAAATGTACGACTGGGGGGCGATGACCCACCTCTATACTCAGTTGGGGTCGGCCTATGCTCAGTTGGATAATTTAAGGCAGGCCCAGCAGATGTTCGAGGCCCAGGTATCCCTAACGCGACGGCGAGATAATCGGCGGGCCCTGATGGCGGGGTTAAACAATTTAGGGACAGTCTTATTACGTCGAGGACAGTTGGATGCTGCCCAAACTCATTTTGAGGAAGCTCTGGCCTTAGCTACGGAAAGCAATGTGATTCGGGTGTTGGGCTTAACGTACAGCAATTTAGGCCTCCTCGAAGCCAGCCGTGGCAATCACCGCCAGGCGATCTCCCTCTATGAACAGGCCTTACAATATCGCATCCAAGCCCGAGATGTGTCCGGCCAGGCGAATACCTTTAATCATCTCGGGGATGCCTATTGGGCCTTGGATGACTATGAGAATGCGATCGCCAATTATGGGGCCGCTTTACGACAGGTGGAGGGAAGAGAGTCCCAGTTTGAGAACTACTTACGGGCCATCGACGGTCTGGCCACGGCCCATCAATCCGTTGGACGCTATCTACGGGCCCAGGAACTGCTCGAAGCTCGCCTAGAACGAGTCCGAGAACGGGGAGATCTGCGCCAGGAAATGAGAAGTTTAGAAGCCTTGGCTCAGCTACATTTGGCTGCCGGTGAGCGTAGGGAGGCGATTCGCCTTTACAGCGGTGCGATCGCCCTAGCGGAACAACTCGAGGATATTCGAGCCGTCTCAGCCTTAGAAAATGCCTTAAGTCCCCTCATCCGTCCCTAG
- the murB gene encoding UDP-N-acetylmuramate dehydrogenase, producing the protein MMIFSHSSPPPSMDLANPGPIHILGAKCPLYPQIPLAKMTTLRVGGVAEWYMAPRLLDDLYGALAWANSEGLPITVLGAGSNLLIGDRGIPGLVISTRYLRDYHLDGSLGIVKVAAGFPLPKLAWELASRGLSGFEWAVGIPGTLGGAVVMNAGAHRSCLADNLIEVEVLDSDGGIVTLPRSALGYSYRTSCLQGSSQLVLGATLQLQGGEDPLLVRRRTDKHLKQRHGTQPYHRPSCGSVFRNPKPQAAGWLIEQAGLKGYRVGGVHVANEHANFILNSGQGTAQDAIAVIRHVRDVVRHRWDVELQPEVKLIGEFSQDVSDLW; encoded by the coding sequence ATGATGATATTTTCTCATTCAAGCCCACCCCCATCGATGGACTTGGCCAATCCCGGGCCGATTCATATTTTGGGTGCGAAATGCCCTCTATATCCCCAAATTCCCTTGGCTAAGATGACGACCCTACGGGTTGGAGGTGTGGCCGAGTGGTACATGGCCCCACGGCTTCTCGATGACCTCTATGGGGCTTTGGCCTGGGCGAACTCAGAAGGCTTACCAATTACGGTTCTTGGGGCGGGGTCTAATTTACTGATTGGCGATCGCGGCATCCCGGGTTTAGTCATTAGCACCCGCTATTTACGGGACTATCATCTAGATGGGAGCTTGGGAATCGTCAAGGTCGCCGCTGGCTTTCCCCTCCCCAAACTCGCCTGGGAATTAGCCAGTCGTGGGTTAAGTGGTTTCGAGTGGGCCGTGGGTATCCCGGGAACCCTGGGTGGGGCCGTGGTCATGAATGCCGGCGCTCACCGCAGTTGTTTGGCGGATAATTTAATTGAGGTAGAGGTCTTAGACAGCGATGGTGGCATTGTTACCCTGCCCCGAAGCGCCCTAGGCTATAGTTACCGCACCTCTTGTCTACAAGGTAGTTCTCAGCTCGTCCTTGGAGCCACCTTACAACTGCAAGGGGGAGAAGACCCCCTGCTGGTGCGACGGCGCACGGACAAGCATCTTAAACAACGTCATGGGACGCAACCCTATCACCGCCCCAGTTGTGGCAGTGTCTTTCGTAATCCTAAACCTCAAGCGGCCGGTTGGTTAATTGAACAGGCGGGGTTAAAGGGATATCGTGTGGGGGGTGTTCATGTGGCCAATGAACACGCTAATTTTATCCTCAACAGCGGCCAAGGAACGGCTCAAGATGCGATCGCCGTCATCCGTCATGTGCGGGACGTCGTTCGTCATCGTTGGGACGTTGAACTCCAACCCGAGGTCAAACTCATCGGGGAGTTTTCCCAGGATGTCAGTGATCTTTGGTGA
- a CDS encoding Dethiobiotin synthetase: MDEQTARNFILDQGMALQERRNPNALLVLLQQGKSPVPGQMTSVLLALKILYQSLQGQSQIDRPLAYALHRLARDSRYHFEEGRRNRVAWSPLLISDLERLDQLVSSILSGVWQG, translated from the coding sequence ATGGACGAGCAAACAGCCCGTAATTTCATCCTCGATCAAGGCATGGCGTTACAAGAGCGACGTAATCCCAATGCCCTCTTGGTGTTATTGCAGCAGGGTAAGTCGCCGGTTCCTGGACAAATGACCTCGGTGTTATTGGCCTTAAAGATTCTCTATCAGTCCTTGCAAGGACAGTCCCAGATTGATCGCCCTCTCGCCTACGCCCTTCATCGCCTGGCTCGGGATAGCCGTTATCATTTTGAGGAGGGCCGCCGCAATCGAGTGGCCTGGTCTCCTCTCCTCATCTCTGATTTGGAACGGCTCGACCAGTTAGTCTCTAGTATCCTCTCCGGAGTCTGGCAAGGGTGA
- a CDS encoding sulfite exporter TauE/SafE family protein yields MDITWILGHLLAIGIGLSLGLIGGGGSILAVPILVYVMGLSAREAIAASLFIVGVVSLIGLIPHAKAGHVSLKLALTFAPAAMVGAYAGARFAELPFISDTIQLVAFGIVMLLASILMIRKKRDNPPIQLDPQPDPGATAKSPSLGKTVLIPLEGLLVGVITGFVGVGGGFAIIPALVLLGGTPIKEAIGTSLLIIGLKSATAFWGYLGQVSLDWNLILSFTLAATLGTYGGALLSRRLDASHLQKGFGYFVLAVSIFILIQR; encoded by the coding sequence ATGGATATTACTTGGATTCTTGGACATCTCCTTGCGATAGGCATTGGCCTGAGTTTAGGACTCATTGGCGGCGGTGGCTCGATTTTAGCGGTCCCCATTTTGGTGTATGTCATGGGGTTATCGGCCCGAGAGGCGATCGCCGCGAGTCTCTTTATTGTCGGAGTAGTCAGTCTCATCGGACTGATTCCCCATGCTAAAGCCGGTCACGTCAGCCTCAAACTGGCCCTGACCTTTGCCCCGGCGGCGATGGTGGGGGCTTATGCTGGAGCGAGATTCGCGGAACTGCCCTTTATTAGCGATACCATCCAACTGGTAGCCTTTGGCATCGTCATGTTACTGGCTAGCATTTTGATGATTCGTAAAAAACGAGACAATCCCCCCATTCAACTGGACCCCCAACCGGACCCAGGAGCAACAGCCAAATCCCCATCGTTGGGGAAAACCGTACTGATTCCCCTAGAGGGACTGTTGGTGGGGGTCATTACCGGCTTTGTTGGGGTTGGCGGTGGCTTTGCCATTATCCCCGCCCTAGTTCTACTTGGGGGAACCCCGATTAAGGAGGCAATTGGCACCTCTTTACTGATTATTGGCCTAAAATCCGCCACCGCTTTTTGGGGATATCTAGGTCAAGTTTCCTTAGATTGGAACCTCATCCTCTCCTTTACCTTAGCCGCAACCCTAGGAACCTATGGTGGAGCGTTATTAAGCCGTCGCCTGGATGCCTCTCACCTGCAAAAAGGCTTTGGTTATTTTGTCTTGGCCGTCTCAATTTTCATCTTGATTCAACGCTAA
- the miaA gene encoding tRNA (adenosine(37)-N6)-dimethylallyltransferase MiaA, which yields MRGLIVICGATATGKSQLAIAVAQRLGSVILSADSRQVYREFDIGTAKPSLEQQRQVPHYFIDSCDPRETFTMGQYQRQAQQQIARQHQNCPESPPLLVGGTGLYIKSVTRGLRMPAISPQPQLRSQLQRLGQRQCHQLLQQVDEPASQRIHPNDASRTLRALEVYYVSGRPLSEQQGEQPPKYPILHLGLHADPDPLRERIARRTRQMVEMGLVEEVNHLCDRYGDDLPLLQTLGYAEMRGYRRGEISLEEAIAQTTLHTCQFAKRQRTWFRAYPEIEWFDVNDSHLTERVFTRIQQWRNTC from the coding sequence GTGAGGGGCCTAATCGTGATTTGTGGAGCGACGGCAACGGGAAAATCGCAGTTGGCGATCGCCGTGGCCCAGAGGCTAGGCTCGGTCATTCTCAGTGCGGACTCACGACAGGTATATCGGGAGTTTGACATCGGCACGGCGAAACCGAGTCTTGAGCAACAACGGCAGGTTCCTCATTATTTTATTGATAGCTGTGACCCCCGTGAGACCTTTACTATGGGACAGTATCAACGCCAGGCGCAACAGCAGATTGCTCGGCAGCATCAGAACTGTCCGGAGTCGCCGCCGCTGTTGGTGGGGGGAACGGGACTTTACATTAAGTCGGTGACCCGAGGCTTAAGGATGCCGGCCATCAGCCCCCAGCCTCAGTTGCGATCGCAGCTTCAGCGGTTGGGTCAACGGCAATGCCACCAACTGCTGCAACAGGTCGATGAGCCAGCGAGTCAACGGATTCACCCCAATGATGCGAGCCGGACCTTGCGAGCGTTAGAGGTCTATTACGTCAGTGGTCGTCCCTTATCAGAACAACAAGGAGAACAGCCGCCCAAGTATCCTATTTTACACCTAGGATTGCACGCCGATCCAGACCCGTTACGAGAACGGATTGCCCGGCGAACTCGGCAGATGGTGGAGATGGGGTTGGTCGAGGAAGTGAATCATCTGTGCGATCGCTATGGGGATGATTTACCCTTATTACAGACCTTGGGCTATGCCGAGATGCGAGGCTACCGGCGAGGGGAGATTTCCTTAGAGGAGGCGATCGCCCAAACCACGTTACATACCTGTCAGTTTGCCAAGCGTCAACGAACCTGGTTTCGCGCCTATCCTGAGATTGAATGGTTTGATGTCAACGACAGTCACTTAACTGAACGGGTGTTCACGCGGATTCAACAATGGAGAAACACTTGCTGA
- a CDS encoding transposase, with translation MSPSETNDYDSPWKEALEVYFPDFMAFFFPQAYEDIDWSRGYEFLDQEFQQIVRDAELGKRLVDKLVKVWRKDNQEALVLIHLEVQSQYEALFDQRVFVYNYRIFDRYKLPVATLVILADDRPNWTPKNFGYELWDSKISFEFPSVKLLQYQDQWDQLQEDVNPFAVMVMAHLKTQATRQQPNQRLQWKLEVTKSLYRRGYSRQNILELFRLVNWIMTLPEELESSFNTEIAAFEEEEKMPYITPLERFAQAAGVSAGVLTSRREDILDILETRFGTVPSSLSDRINAIDDATYLKTLLIQAVTLSSLEEFERAIAPNS, from the coding sequence ATGAGTCCATCGGAAACCAATGACTATGACAGCCCCTGGAAAGAAGCCTTAGAAGTCTATTTCCCCGACTTCATGGCTTTTTTCTTTCCCCAAGCCTATGAAGATATCGACTGGTCCCGGGGATACGAGTTTCTTGACCAAGAGTTCCAGCAAATTGTCCGAGATGCGGAACTGGGAAAACGACTGGTCGATAAACTGGTAAAAGTTTGGCGTAAAGACAACCAGGAGGCCCTCGTCCTCATCCATCTCGAAGTGCAAAGTCAATACGAAGCGCTCTTCGACCAACGAGTGTTCGTCTATAACTATCGCATCTTCGACCGCTACAAGCTACCGGTGGCAACCCTAGTGATTCTAGCCGATGATCGACCCAACTGGACCCCGAAGAATTTCGGCTATGAACTCTGGGACAGCAAAATCTCGTTCGAGTTTCCCAGCGTCAAACTCTTACAGTATCAAGACCAGTGGGACCAGCTACAAGAGGATGTGAACCCCTTTGCGGTGATGGTGATGGCTCATTTAAAAACCCAAGCCACCCGACAGCAGCCCAACCAACGACTACAATGGAAGCTGGAAGTGACAAAAAGCCTATACCGTCGGGGCTATAGCCGTCAAAACATTCTGGAACTCTTCCGACTGGTGAACTGGATCATGACCCTCCCGGAAGAGTTGGAGTCATCGTTTAACACCGAAATTGCCGCCTTTGAGGAGGAGGAAAAAATGCCTTATATCACCCCCCTAGAGCGTTTCGCTCAAGCCGCCGGAGTCTCAGCCGGAGTGTTGACGAGTCGCCGTGAGGATATCCTGGATATCTTGGAAACTCGCTTTGGAACGGTTCCCAGTTCCCTGAGCGATCGCATCAACGCCATTGATGATGCGACGTATCTGAAAACCTTACTGATTCAAGCCGTTACCCTCTCTTCCTTAGAGGAGTTTGAACGGGCGATCGCCCCCAATTCTTAA
- a CDS encoding photosystem II protein, Psb35-related, whose protein sequence is MTLFIIALLLTGWAAAAVLGTQAYFRGEQTKPIHERNWNSEGFDRFAEAFTGQKTDYRQRVPAYSLDVYQRNRLGE, encoded by the coding sequence ATGACTTTGTTTATCATCGCCTTACTATTGACCGGCTGGGCTGCTGCTGCTGTACTAGGTACCCAAGCCTACTTCCGTGGGGAGCAAACGAAGCCCATCCACGAACGTAACTGGAACTCTGAAGGATTCGATCGCTTCGCTGAAGCCTTCACCGGACAGAAAACCGACTATCGCCAGCGTGTCCCGGCTTATAGCCTGGATGTCTATCAACGCAACCGCTTAGGCGAATAG
- a CDS encoding YbaB/EbfC family nucleoid-associated protein: protein MSKQQGQGFGFGLGKMKELAAAFQKAQEVQEGAKRLQEELDLLEIPGQSSDGTVTVVLSGNQEPRGAEISQGALDQGPEAVSRLVTEAMQDAYNKSTATMREKMEELTGGLNLPGM, encoded by the coding sequence ATGTCTAAACAACAAGGACAAGGATTTGGATTCGGCTTGGGCAAGATGAAAGAACTTGCCGCTGCTTTCCAAAAAGCCCAAGAAGTTCAAGAAGGAGCGAAACGTCTTCAGGAAGAACTCGATTTGCTAGAAATCCCGGGTCAATCCAGTGATGGGACGGTCACGGTCGTCCTCAGCGGCAACCAAGAACCTCGGGGGGCTGAAATCTCTCAAGGGGCCCTGGACCAAGGACCTGAGGCGGTCTCTCGCTTGGTGACGGAAGCGATGCAGGATGCCTATAACAAATCTACGGCAACGATGCGGGAGAAGATGGAAGAACTCACAGGCGGTTTAAATTTACCGGGGATGTAA
- the gyrB gene encoding DNA topoisomerase (ATP-hydrolyzing) subunit B — protein sequence MTSSYSADQIQVLEGLEAVRKRPGMYIGSTGPRGLHHLVYEVVDNAIDEALAGYCTHIEIDIHADGSVSVTDNGRGIPIDVHSKTGRSALETVMTVLHAGGKFGGGGYKVSGGLHGVGVSVVNALSEWVEVTVWRDKKIHGQRYERGKPTSELTTKPSPEKQRTGTSVRFLPDRDIFVTTGIEFDFNAIGARVRELAYLNAGVRITFSDHRLDLLGKEEPRVETYFYEGGIREYIQYMNRDKEPLHDEIIYVEGERDGVVVEAALQWSVDAYSDSLLGFANNIRTVDGGTHLEGLKSVLTRTMNVTARKRNKLKDNQPNLGGENIREGLTGIISVKVPDPEFEGQTKTKLGNPEVRGIVDSLVGEVLTEYLEFRPNVADAILEKAIQAFNAAEAARRARELVRRKSVLESSTLPGKLADCSSKDPSESEIFIVEGDSAGGSAKQGRDRRFQAILPLRGKILNIEKTDDAKIYKNNEVQSLIAALGLGIKGEDFDVSQLRYHRIILMTDADVDGAHIRTLLLTFFYRYQRDMVEQGFVYIACPPLYKVERGRNHHYCYSDRELQRHLNELPSNANYNIQRFKGLGEMMPTQLWDTTMNPETRLLKRVEIEDAVEADRIFTVLMGDKVAPRREFIETEGPKLNLTDLDI from the coding sequence ATGACTAGTAGCTACAGTGCCGATCAAATCCAAGTTCTAGAAGGGCTGGAGGCGGTTCGCAAGCGGCCGGGGATGTACATCGGCTCCACCGGTCCACGTGGCTTACATCACCTGGTTTATGAGGTGGTCGACAATGCCATCGACGAGGCTCTGGCTGGATACTGTACGCATATTGAAATTGATATTCACGCCGATGGGTCAGTCAGCGTGACCGACAACGGACGGGGGATTCCCATCGATGTTCACTCCAAAACCGGACGCTCAGCCCTGGAAACCGTCATGACCGTTCTCCACGCCGGGGGAAAATTTGGCGGTGGTGGCTACAAAGTCTCTGGAGGTCTGCATGGGGTAGGCGTATCCGTCGTGAACGCCCTCTCAGAATGGGTCGAAGTTACCGTTTGGCGAGATAAAAAAATTCACGGTCAACGCTACGAACGGGGAAAACCCACCTCAGAGTTAACAACTAAACCCAGCCCCGAGAAGCAACGCACTGGCACCTCAGTTCGCTTTCTCCCCGACCGTGACATCTTCGTTACCACAGGCATTGAGTTTGATTTTAACGCCATCGGCGCTCGGGTACGGGAGTTAGCCTATCTCAACGCCGGGGTTCGTATCACCTTCAGTGACCATCGCCTCGATCTCTTGGGGAAAGAAGAACCTCGCGTTGAAACCTACTTTTATGAAGGGGGGATTCGCGAATATATCCAATATATGAACCGGGATAAAGAACCCCTCCATGATGAAATTATCTATGTGGAAGGGGAACGGGATGGTGTCGTTGTGGAAGCGGCCCTGCAATGGTCGGTGGATGCGTACAGTGACTCACTCCTGGGCTTTGCCAATAATATTCGCACCGTAGATGGGGGGACACACCTAGAAGGTCTCAAGTCAGTCCTCACCCGGACCATGAACGTCACCGCCCGCAAACGCAACAAACTCAAGGATAATCAGCCCAACCTAGGCGGGGAAAATATCCGAGAGGGCCTGACGGGGATTATTTCCGTGAAAGTCCCCGATCCTGAGTTTGAGGGACAAACCAAAACCAAGTTAGGCAATCCTGAAGTGCGGGGGATTGTCGATTCCCTGGTGGGAGAGGTGCTGACGGAGTATCTAGAGTTTCGTCCCAATGTGGCGGATGCAATTTTAGAGAAAGCCATTCAGGCCTTTAACGCCGCCGAAGCGGCCCGCCGGGCCCGAGAGTTGGTCCGTCGTAAGTCAGTGTTAGAATCCTCGACGTTACCGGGGAAACTGGCGGATTGTAGTTCCAAAGACCCCTCCGAGTCGGAAATTTTCATTGTTGAGGGGGATTCTGCGGGAGGCAGTGCTAAACAGGGGCGCGATCGCCGTTTCCAAGCCATTTTGCCTCTACGGGGTAAAATCCTCAACATCGAGAAAACTGATGACGCCAAGATTTATAAGAACAATGAGGTGCAGTCCCTGATTGCGGCGTTGGGATTAGGGATTAAAGGAGAAGACTTTGATGTGTCCCAGTTACGCTATCACCGCATCATCCTCATGACCGATGCGGACGTGGATGGGGCCCACATTCGTACGTTGCTCTTAACTTTCTTCTATCGCTATCAGCGGGATATGGTGGAACAGGGCTTTGTCTATATTGCCTGTCCGCCCCTCTACAAGGTTGAACGGGGTCGCAACCATCACTATTGTTACAGCGATCGCGAACTTCAACGCCATCTCAACGAACTCCCTAGCAACGCCAATTATAATATCCAACGCTTTAAGGGGTTAGGGGAGATGATGCCCACCCAGCTTTGGGATACCACGATGAATCCAGAAACTCGCTTGTTGAAACGAGTGGAAATCGAGGACGCGGTGGAAGCTGATCGCATCTTTACGGTTCTCATGGGAGACAAAGTCGCCCCTCGCCGAGAATTCATCGAAACAGAAGGGCCAAAACTGAATCTCACAGATTTAGACATCTAA
- a CDS encoding MBL fold metallo-hydrolase produces MLFRQLFDPETSTYTYLIADEETREAILVDPVLEQLERDLQLLEELNLTLRYGLETHVHADHITATGKLRERTGCQGIVPANAEANCADRFIQDGEELVVGQVKLEAIASLGHTDSHMAYLVNGTHLLTGDSLLIRGCGRTDFQSGDAGRLYDCITQRFFTLPESTLVYPGHDYRGQTVSTIGEEKRHNPRFAGRDRTEFIELMANLNLPDPKKIAEAVPANQRCGNVPA; encoded by the coding sequence ATGCTATTCCGCCAACTCTTCGACCCAGAGACGTCAACCTACACCTACCTCATCGCCGATGAGGAGACTCGCGAGGCCATCCTCGTCGATCCGGTTCTCGAACAACTCGAACGGGATTTACAACTGCTTGAAGAACTGAACCTGACGCTACGCTACGGTTTAGAAACCCATGTTCATGCTGACCACATCACTGCAACGGGAAAACTGCGGGAACGAACCGGCTGTCAGGGAATTGTCCCCGCTAACGCGGAAGCCAACTGTGCCGATCGCTTTATTCAGGATGGAGAGGAGTTAGTCGTCGGTCAGGTCAAACTGGAGGCGATCGCCAGTTTGGGCCATACTGATAGCCATATGGCCTATCTCGTCAATGGAACCCATCTACTGACCGGGGATTCTCTATTGATTCGTGGCTGTGGACGGACGGACTTCCAAAGTGGGGATGCGGGACGCCTCTACGACTGCATTACCCAACGCTTCTTCACCCTACCCGAGAGTACCCTAGTCTATCCCGGCCATGATTACCGAGGTCAGACCGTGTCCACCATTGGCGAAGAAAAACGCCATAATCCTCGCTTTGCCGGCCGCGATCGCACCGAGTTCATTGAACTGATGGCGAACCTGAACCTTCCCGATCCCAAAAAAATTGCCGAAGCGGTTCCGGCGAACCAACGCTGCGGTAACGTGCCTGCCTAG
- a CDS encoding low molecular weight protein-tyrosine-phosphatase produces the protein MAYHLLFVCLGNICRSPSAENIMRHLVAEAGLEDKIICDSAGTSSYHIGSAPDARMRSAGKKRGIELVGQARQFIPADFEQFDLILAMDRDNYAGIMALDRQGIYGDRVRMMCDFCRHHQLKEVPDPYYGGAEGFDRVIDLLLDACEGLLEEIRPQLT, from the coding sequence ATGGCATATCATTTACTTTTTGTTTGTCTAGGCAACATTTGCCGATCGCCCTCAGCGGAAAATATCATGCGCCATTTGGTAGCTGAGGCGGGGCTAGAGGACAAAATTATCTGTGATTCGGCGGGAACGTCGAGTTATCACATTGGCAGTGCCCCAGATGCTCGGATGCGCTCAGCGGGGAAAAAACGAGGCATTGAGTTAGTGGGCCAGGCCCGACAGTTCATTCCCGCAGATTTTGAACAGTTTGACCTGATTCTGGCTATGGACCGGGATAATTATGCGGGCATCATGGCCCTCGATCGCCAAGGGATATATGGCGATCGCGTGCGCATGATGTGTGATTTCTGCCGTCATCATCAGCTCAAGGAAGTCCCAGACCCCTATTACGGTGGGGCAGAAGGCTTTGACCGGGTGATTGACCTCCTCCTCGATGCTTGTGAGGGCTTATTGGAGGAGATTCGACCCCAATTGACCTAA
- a CDS encoding sigma-70 family RNA polymerase sigma factor has protein sequence MQIPTFPEAQHPIVKSLFHHSDRELLTLYQRYPQEGKYFTALFCRYSAIVYTLVHHSVTSPVRADYLFVLIWQRIFHEMRSLDLNPSADANDDETGEVTLQNWLIQLTALSIEQAQLPDVEAIQYSLESAPPPLWCYLQQALDLLDPLLRLMVVMSQTFKWSETRIAAYLQAEGERLTPADVARQLPSGYRELEANLPEDIRAIYLESGENLAEPSAAHLSEQLS, from the coding sequence GTGCAAATCCCAACCTTCCCTGAAGCTCAACATCCGATCGTCAAGTCCCTGTTCCACCACAGCGATCGGGAACTCCTCACTCTCTATCAACGGTATCCACAAGAGGGAAAGTATTTTACGGCTCTGTTTTGTCGCTACAGTGCCATTGTCTATACCCTCGTTCACCATTCCGTCACCTCTCCGGTGCGGGCCGATTACCTATTCGTGCTGATTTGGCAACGGATTTTCCATGAAATGCGATCGCTCGATCTCAATCCCAGTGCCGATGCCAATGATGACGAGACGGGAGAAGTCACCCTACAGAATTGGCTCATTCAACTGACGGCCCTGTCTATTGAACAGGCTCAACTCCCCGATGTCGAGGCCATTCAATACTCCCTTGAGAGTGCCCCACCTCCCTTATGGTGCTATCTTCAACAAGCCCTCGATCTTCTCGATCCCCTGCTGCGGCTGATGGTGGTCATGTCCCAGACGTTTAAATGGAGTGAAACTCGCATTGCGGCCTATCTACAGGCGGAAGGAGAACGACTCACCCCAGCGGATGTGGCGCGGCAGTTGCCCTCAGGCTATCGTGAGCTGGAGGCGAATCTCCCGGAGGATATCCGGGCTATTTATCTTGAAAGTGGGGAGAATCTGGCTGAGCCGTCAGCGGCCCATTTGTCGGAACAATTATCGTGA
- a CDS encoding YccF domain-containing protein has protein sequence MSLIGNVIWLIFGGLLSGLGYIIGGLGLCLTIVGIPFGLQAIKLGFATMTPFGRKIVEDDNPNSTLKTVFNVIWILLFGWEIALSHLIHAAILAITIIGLPFAKQHFKLIQLALFPFGRSFQ, from the coding sequence ATGAGCCTTATTGGGAACGTTATTTGGCTAATTTTCGGCGGCTTGCTCTCGGGGCTGGGCTATATTATCGGCGGACTGGGACTCTGTTTGACCATTGTTGGGATTCCCTTTGGACTGCAAGCGATTAAGCTCGGTTTTGCTACCATGACCCCCTTCGGACGCAAAATCGTTGAAGATGACAACCCCAACAGCACCCTCAAGACGGTCTTCAATGTCATCTGGATTCTGCTGTTTGGTTGGGAGATTGCCCTCTCGCACCTAATCCATGCTGCCATTTTGGCAATTACCATCATTGGTTTGCCCTTCGCCAAGCAACATTTTAAACTGATTCAACTGGCCCTGTTCCCCTTTGGGCGGTCATTTCAGTAG